The nucleotide sequence GCTCGCACATAAAATTGAAGAAAGCATTAATAAAGTTCATAATATAATATTTGGTGATTATGTTCATCAACCTCTCTAACCACCCTTTCGCCTCTTGGTCATCCTCGCAGCTATCGGCTGCGAGGGAATATGGCGAACTGCAGGAAATTGCCTTTCCGAACATTGACCCGGAACTTAGCAAGGCTGCTGTACAGAAAGAGGCTGCAGCCTGTGTAACGATGATACTGGAGACCTACCCTACAGAAAACCTAACGGTGCACATTATGGGCGAACTTACTTTCTGCTACTATGCCGTCAGACTACTGAAGAAAGCGGGAATACGTTGTCTTGCATCTACAACGGAGCGCATTGTTGAGGAGACAGAAGACCATCAGAAACTTGTACGTTTCTCCTTTGTCCAGTTCAGAGAGTATTAATCATTGCTATCAAAGAAAATGACTGAAAAGAATGACAAGCAGATAGTTCTGACACCTTCCCAGCAACAGGCTTTCAATAAGCTGAAAAACTTTGTCAATGGGAGTAGTGCCATCACGTTCATCCTTACTGGATATGCTGGAACAGGAAAGACTACGCTGATGAAGACACTCATTGAATGGATAAATGAGCAGAACAAAGAATTCCAACTACTTGCCTCAACAGGCAGAGCAGCAAAGATCCTCAGCAACAAGACAGAATGTGAAGCAAAAACAGTTCATAGTTGCATTTATACCTTTGATGATTTCAATCAGGATATCGAAAAGGTCGTCAACCGGATTGACGACTCAAAAGGTGTTGACGATACAGGACAGTTACTATTGCAATTTACATCAGTCTCAGCAAAGAATTCTGATTATGACCGCAAAATCTATATCATTGACGAGGCATCTATGATTTCTGACTTTCCCGATAAAAACCCTACACAGGCTATATTTGGAACAGGAAGATTACTACATGATCTCATCAACTACGATTACAAAGGTTGTTTTATCTTTGTAGGTGATGCTTGTCAGCTACCACCTATTGCACAAGAGTTCTCTCCTGCGCTTGACAAGGAATATCTGGAGGATGTTCACAGAATGAATGTTGAACGTGCTACGCTCAATGAGATTGTACGCCAGCAGGATGGTAATGACATTGTCGTCGCTGCTGCACGTATGCGCGCACTCTACCAGAATCCACCTCACGTGAAATGGGGAAAGTTCCCTTTCCGTGGTTACAAAGACATCGAGATACATCCTAACAAACTGTCGATACTCAATGCGTATATTAACAACGTAAAGCAGAACGGTTTTGAAGATGCTACCCTACTCTGCGGAAGCAATGCTGCTTGCAATACACTGACAAGTATTATACGCCCTGCACTCGGCTTCCACAGTTTATCACTTGAAGTAGGCGAACTACTACTTATCACACAGAACAACAATACGACAAGGCTCATGAATGGTGACCTCGTAAAGGTTATCTCCACAGAGCGGCGCATAAGACGTGCAGGACTCACCTTTCTGCAAGTTGAAGTGGAAGAAATAGTTAGCAAGCAAACTTTCTCTCTCCTTCTCATAGAAGACATTCTATATGGTAATATGACCAATCTTACACAAGAAGCTCAAAAAGCACTCTTCATCGACTTCTACCGACGAATGAAGAAGCAGCATATCAAACCCAAGACTGATGCCTTCAAGACAGCTATGTTTAACGACCCATACCTCAATGCTCTCCGTGCTGTCTATGGTTATGCCCTTACTTGCCACAAGGCACAGGGTGGAGAGTGGAAGGACGTGTATCTCGACATTCCTCGACACCTCAGCCACTCTCCGAAGCGTTCTGCCTATCAGTGGCTCTATACAGCTATGACGCGTGCCAGCAACCGGCTTCACGTAGCAGATGACTTTTTTATCGGTTAAAAAGACACAACTACAATTATCAAATTAGAAATAAAACAAGTACTATAATACTGCAAACTTATGGAACTAATACTCAACACATTTGGTGTTTCACTCAATCGTGACAATGAAGGCTTTGTTATCAACACCCGTGATGGTAAACAACGCATACCAGCCGTAGGTATAGACAGCATACAAATCAGCCGTGGTGCACAGATAACAAGTGATGCCGTTATGCTTGCCATAGAAAAAGAGATAGAAGTCATGTTCATGGACAAGACAGGAAAACCTATCGGACGTATATGGAGTCCAAGATATGGTAGCATCTCTACCATCCGGAAAGGACAGTTGAACTTTACTTATTCTCACAATGCAGTAGAATGGATAAAGGAAGTACTCCTCAAGAAGATAGAAAACCAACAGGCTTTAATGTTACTTTTTAACAATGGAAACCATCCCGAAGTAAAGACAGAAAAGAACATTGCACGGTTGGAAGATTATCGTACTAAAATTCGCAAACTTGATGGCGAGATTGTTAACGACATAGCACCTATGTTACGAGGATGGGAGGGGCAGGCTTCACGTATATATTTTAGCACGATAAATACCTTCCTTCCTGAACAGTATCGATTCAGTGTCCGTTCACAACATCCTGCCCTTGATATTACAAATGCCTTCCTCAACTATGGATATGGTATTCTCTACGGACGTATTGAAGGGGCACTTATAAAAGCAGGAGTTGACCCGTATATCGGTATACTACACCGTGATGATTACAATCGTCCTGTACTTGTCTATGATATCATTGAGATGTATCGTATATGGGTTGATTATGTGGTTTATACACTTCTTGCACAAAACGTGATTACGGAAGAATTCTATTCTGTCCGCGAAGACGGCTCTTACTGGCTTGAGGCATTAGGACGACGTGTACTCATACAATCACTCAATGACTATATGGACGAAGTAATAACCCAAAAAGGAGTAACGAGATCTCGCCTTACAATGCTCTCGCTTTATGTTCAATCACTTGCTCAAAAGTTTAAGGAAGAACTATAAAAAGCAAAAGCTATGAAAATAAATATTTCAACTTAGCCCAGCATATACCTTATACTTTCATTACATTTTTACCCAAAAATCTATCCCCAAGGTTCAAGAAAAGGCGAAATAGCGTGAATGATTTGTGAGTCAGTCGGTTCTGATTTTTAAGCCTTTCGGAGCAAAACCTCGAAAAGACGGGGTTATACCAATTTCGGACAGAGCAACGTTACCAAAACATTACCACCTCCTTTGCAAGTGAGGATTGGGAAAAGCGGTAACGAACAGCACAAAATCCGACCTGAACTTCGGGGATTACCTCCTGCAAAGGTACGTCGATGAAAAGAAACAGGCAAATAAATTGCGGATTGTTTCTTTACCATTGAACGACAATGTTTTGCATAGCAACAAATAACCTGACAATGAATAGTTTTGTAAACCGTAAAAAGTCAGAGTTATGCGTAGTACGTTTAAGGTTCTGTTCTACCTCAAAAAGAACGCTCCCAAGAAGAACGGTTCCGTTCCCGTGATGTGTCGTATCACCATTGACGGCACCATTGCCCAGTTCAGTTGCAAATGCGATATCCATCCTGATTTGTGGGACATCAAGAGCAATAGAGCTTCGGGAAAAAGTGCCGTTGCGTTGGAAACCAACCGTTTCTTGGACAAGATACGTGTCGGCATCAATGCCAAATACAAGGAGATAGCCGAGCGGGATAACTATGTCACTGCCGAGAAAGTGAAGAATGCTTTCTTGGGCTTGGAAATGCGGCATGAAACCTTGCTGAAAGTCTTTGCCCAGCACAATGAGGACTTTTTCAAACAGGTAGATGCGGGCTTGCGAAGCCCATCCACCTACCACAAGTATTGCACGGTCTATAAACATTTGGAGGAGTTCATCAAGACCCGCTACCGTGTCAGCGACATTGCACTGAAAGAACTCACTCCGGCTTTCATTACTGATTTCGACATCTTCCTGCGTACCGAAAAGCAATGTTCCCACAATACAGTATGGATTTATATGATGCCTTTGCGTCGTATGATTACCATTGCCCAGAACCACGGATGGATAGTTCGTGACCCGTTCGTGGATTACAGCATATCCGCCGAGAGTACCGACAGGGACTATCTGACCAAGGATGAAATCCGCAGGCTGTTGGATTTGAAATTCAGGCGTAAATCAATGGAACTTGCTCGGGATTTGTATGTTTTCTGTTGCTTTACAGGCTTGTCCTTTACCGATATGAAGAACCTGACCAAGGACAACCTTCAGACTTCCTTTGACGGGAAACTCTGGATTATGACCAAGCGACAAAAGACGGGTGTGGAGTCCAATATCATGCTTTTGGATATTCCGAAGCAGATTATCGAGAAGTACGATGGCACGGCGAAGGAGGATTACCTCCTGCCCGTTCCGCAGTATATTACCGCCTGCAAGAACATCAAGAAAATCATCGGACTCTGCGGTATCGGAAAAGAGATTACGTGGCATACCAGCCGCCATACTATGGCGACGGAAATCTGTCTGACCAACGGCGTTCCCATCGAAACCCTTTCCAAGATGCTCGGACATACGAACATCCGCACCACGCAGATTTACGCCAAAATCACCCACGAAAAGGAAAGTCGGGACATGGCGGCACTTTCCGACAAACTGAGTAAGATAGAGCAGTTCAATGGTATCACTATATAAAAGGAGGACGAACGATGAAAAGAGAAATCATAACCATTGGAGAGAATGGAAAGGTACATATCCCGACAGCTCCCGTTTGGATGTCGGCTTGCGAAATAGCCTCCTTGTTCGGAGTATTCTCCGGTAAGGTAAACAGTCACATCAAATCTGTCTTCAAAGAGGGCTTGCTCAGAGAAGATGAGGCGATGCAAACCCTATTGTTCAAGGGCGGTGCGGTGGATTTATACAACATTGAGATGATAATGATGCTGTCATTTCGTTTTGCCTCTCCTCACGCCCAACTCTTCCGCAAATGGGCTATCA is from Prevotella melaninogenica and encodes:
- a CDS encoding ATP-dependent DNA helicase, giving the protein MTEKNDKQIVLTPSQQQAFNKLKNFVNGSSAITFILTGYAGTGKTTLMKTLIEWINEQNKEFQLLASTGRAAKILSNKTECEAKTVHSCIYTFDDFNQDIEKVVNRIDDSKGVDDTGQLLLQFTSVSAKNSDYDRKIYIIDEASMISDFPDKNPTQAIFGTGRLLHDLINYDYKGCFIFVGDACQLPPIAQEFSPALDKEYLEDVHRMNVERATLNEIVRQQDGNDIVVAAARMRALYQNPPHVKWGKFPFRGYKDIEIHPNKLSILNAYINNVKQNGFEDATLLCGSNAACNTLTSIIRPALGFHSLSLEVGELLLITQNNNTTRLMNGDLVKVISTERRIRRAGLTFLQVEVEEIVSKQTFSLLLIEDILYGNMTNLTQEAQKALFIDFYRRMKKQHIKPKTDAFKTAMFNDPYLNALRAVYGYALTCHKAQGGEWKDVYLDIPRHLSHSPKRSAYQWLYTAMTRASNRLHVADDFFIG
- the cas1 gene encoding CRISPR-associated endonuclease Cas1, whose product is MELILNTFGVSLNRDNEGFVINTRDGKQRIPAVGIDSIQISRGAQITSDAVMLAIEKEIEVMFMDKTGKPIGRIWSPRYGSISTIRKGQLNFTYSHNAVEWIKEVLLKKIENQQALMLLFNNGNHPEVKTEKNIARLEDYRTKIRKLDGEIVNDIAPMLRGWEGQASRIYFSTINTFLPEQYRFSVRSQHPALDITNAFLNYGYGILYGRIEGALIKAGVDPYIGILHRDDYNRPVLVYDIIEMYRIWVDYVVYTLLAQNVITEEFYSVREDGSYWLEALGRRVLIQSLNDYMDEVITQKGVTRSRLTMLSLYVQSLAQKFKEEL
- a CDS encoding site-specific integrase, coding for MRSTFKVLFYLKKNAPKKNGSVPVMCRITIDGTIAQFSCKCDIHPDLWDIKSNRASGKSAVALETNRFLDKIRVGINAKYKEIAERDNYVTAEKVKNAFLGLEMRHETLLKVFAQHNEDFFKQVDAGLRSPSTYHKYCTVYKHLEEFIKTRYRVSDIALKELTPAFITDFDIFLRTEKQCSHNTVWIYMMPLRRMITIAQNHGWIVRDPFVDYSISAESTDRDYLTKDEIRRLLDLKFRRKSMELARDLYVFCCFTGLSFTDMKNLTKDNLQTSFDGKLWIMTKRQKTGVESNIMLLDIPKQIIEKYDGTAKEDYLLPVPQYITACKNIKKIIGLCGIGKEITWHTSRHTMATEICLTNGVPIETLSKMLGHTNIRTTQIYAKITHEKESRDMAALSDKLSKIEQFNGITI